AAAAGGTTAAGCAGGAAGAGAATATTATGAACCCTTTTTAAAGTTAAAGCACCTCAACATTCCGAAGATTTTGCAAGCAAAAACATTCGGAAGTTGAAAAGTGGTTTCATAGGAGAATTTAAACAAACCTTGAAAATAGTTTCTAATGGAGGAATTCTTTCTCATTAACTTTTTCAATGGTTATAGTAAAAAAAGGATAAAATGATTCAGAATGAAAAAACTTAAGTCAAGATTGGCTGAAGCCAACTTAACTCAAGTTTTACTATGAGAAGAATAGGTTCAAGCGAAATGAAATTCCACAGACAATTATATTCTCAAATCCAATTTGGGAACAAAATGTTTTTTTCTTTGCGTCCTTTGCGTCTTCGCGGTGAATAAAATGAAACAACAAATTCTCCATTACATAGATAATCTGTTATATAGCTATTCAACCTTGTTGTTCATGCACAACCGCATCGTTGGTTTGATTCTGTTGATAACAACTTGCTTCAACAAAAACATCGCGGTTTTAGGATTGATAGCATGGCTTACAACTTTTGTTTTTGCTAGATTCATCGGCATTAAAAAAGATGATGTAGTTCATACGATATATACCTATAATTCGCTTCTCGTTGGATTCTCCATCGGTTTTTTATTCAAGATTTCCTTTTTATCCATTTTCCTGACCATCGGAACCTCCATCCTCACGGTTTTGTTAAGTTACACGCTTTATTCACTGTTTTCTTATTATCTCAGGTTACCGGTTTTGAACATTCCTTTCACGATGGTCAGCACGATCATTTATCTTGCTTCTGTGAAATACAGCGCTCTTTTCGTAGATTCTTTCTATCCTCACGAAAAATTGAATCTTCCCAATCTGCCGTCTTTTCTTCAAGGTTTGTTCAGGACTTTCGGAGTGCTCCTTTTCTCTCCTTATGATATTATCGGAATTCTGGTTTTACTCGCGATTCTCGTTTATTCTCGCATCTCCTTCATTCTGGCAGTTTTTTCTTATTATCTGGGAATTTCAGTGCTTGCTCTTCTGAAAGGAAGTTATACGCAAGCCTTTGCCGATATTTCCACTTTCAATTTTATTCTCGTAGGAATGGCTCTCGGTGGTATTTTCCTGATTCCTTCCAAACGCACCTACACGCTTGCTTTGATCGGTGTGATTGTATCTGTCTTTATTTTGGATGCAGTCTCGGTTTTCTGGTCGTCTTTTGGGATTCCAGTCTTTACTTTACCATTCAATATTGTAGTTCTGCTTTTTGTTTATGTTTTGGTGAACATCGATTATAAGCGGATCAATCTTTTCATCAAGGAATCTCCGGAAGCATCGCTGGCGAGTTTTCTCAATTTCCGGAAAAGGTTTGATTATATCACACCCCAGCCATATCTTCCATTTTCGGGTAAATGGACTGTTTATCAATCTTTCGACGATGTCTGGACGCATAAAGGACACTGGCAGTATGCTTATGATTTTGTGATCACTGATGAGGATGACAACACATTCCGCAGAAAAGGTTCAAAACTCGAAGATTATTACTGCTATGGCAAACCGGTTCTGGCACCAGTCAGCGGAACTGTTATCGATGCTTACGATCTTCTGAAGGATAATCCCATCGGAAGTGTCGATAAAAAAAATAATTGGGGAAATTACATTATTATCTATTCCGCACTTGGATATTATGTGGAAATATCTCATCTTCAGACAAAATCTCTGCAGGTGAAGAACGGAGATTTTGTTAAGTTCGGAGCAGTGATCGCCAATTGTGGAAATTCCGGTTATTCTCCGCAACCGCATATTCATATGCAGGTTCAATATCTGCCGAAACTTGCTTCTAAAACTTATAATTTTTTTATCAGTTTCTGCAAAGATTCCAACCAGAAATTTCTGGCAAATGAAGTTCTGAAAAAGAACATGAAAGTGGAAAAGATCAATACTTCCAGAAAGCATAAAAAGATATTCCAGTTCATTCTTGATGATGTTTTCAAATATAGATTAGCGATTGACGGCGTGGAAAAAAGGGAATTTGAAATTGTCGTCCGGATGGCGATCGACGGTTCTTATTATTTCAATATTAAAGGCACAAAAGATATGTTGTTTTTCGGGATCGAGAATGACATGTTCGTTTTTTACAGTTTTGAAGGGAATCGAAAATCTTTTCTGAAATACCTTTTCCTGGCTCTTCCCAAAATGCCGCTGACGAACGATATCGGACTGAACTGGAAAGAATTCCTGCCCGATAATCTGCTCTTTAATAACAATGGTCTGCATCTGCTGATGAAGTCATTTAACTACAATTTAAGAAGCAGTTTCGGTGAGTATAAACTGGAGAATGAATATGAAATTTCGGGAAAGGTTTCCTGGAAAAACGAGAAAATTCTAACCGGAGTTGTTCTGGATAATTATAAAGGTTTCAGAACGATCGAAGTCAAAATGCCGGATCAGGAAATCGTTTTGAGTTTGCTCAAATGAAAACAATATTTTTAACTGTCTTTGCTTTTCTGTTTTGCAGCATATTTGCAGAACTCACTTTTTTATCCGACATCATGTATTACAAATATTCCAACAATAAAACCTTCAAATCCGGAACTTATGAAAGTTTCACTTTGAATAACAGGAAAGGGAGCGACATCTTCTCGATTTTCATCAGCGAGCAAAAAACGAACGGAAAAACAGACCTTTCCAAAATTTATGATCTGAAAAATCGAGAAACCTGGATTGATTCGGTTTATTATTCCAATCCTGACACGATATTCGTAAATCCTTTTTATGATTCAACTTCTGTTTATCAGGACACAATGAAATATGATAAAAGGGATATTTTCCAAAATGAGATTTTTCTCTCATTTGAGCACAAATTTTCTCAAAAATACGCTTCCGGTCTGGAATTCAAATATTCTTCCTTTGAAAACAGCAGATACAATTTTGCAGTCATGCTGGCAAGTAATCATAGATATGAAATTGGCAAATTTTCTTTCAATTCCAATTTTG
This is a stretch of genomic DNA from Candidatus Cloacimonadota bacterium. It encodes these proteins:
- a CDS encoding peptidase M23 — translated: MKQQILHYIDNLLYSYSTLLFMHNRIVGLILLITTCFNKNIAVLGLIAWLTTFVFARFIGIKKDDVVHTIYTYNSLLVGFSIGFLFKISFLSIFLTIGTSILTVLLSYTLYSLFSYYLRLPVLNIPFTMVSTIIYLASVKYSALFVDSFYPHEKLNLPNLPSFLQGLFRTFGVLLFSPYDIIGILVLLAILVYSRISFILAVFSYYLGISVLALLKGSYTQAFADISTFNFILVGMALGGIFLIPSKRTYTLALIGVIVSVFILDAVSVFWSSFGIPVFTLPFNIVVLLFVYVLVNIDYKRINLFIKESPEASLASFLNFRKRFDYITPQPYLPFSGKWTVYQSFDDVWTHKGHWQYAYDFVITDEDDNTFRRKGSKLEDYYCYGKPVLAPVSGTVIDAYDLLKDNPIGSVDKKNNWGNYIIIYSALGYYVEISHLQTKSLQVKNGDFVKFGAVIANCGNSGYSPQPHIHMQVQYLPKLASKTYNFFISFCKDSNQKFLANEVLKKNMKVEKINTSRKHKKIFQFILDDVFKYRLAIDGVEKREFEIVVRMAIDGSYYFNIKGTKDMLFFGIENDMFVFYSFEGNRKSFLKYLFLALPKMPLTNDIGLNWKEFLPDNLLFNNNGLHLLMKSFNYNLRSSFGEYKLENEYEISGKVSWKNEKILTGVVLDNYKGFRTIEVKMPDQEIVLSLLK